One genomic window of Plasmodium coatneyi strain Hackeri chromosome 12, complete sequence includes the following:
- a CDS encoding KIR-like protein — MEELKSSHNELQTCMHEIEEAVCFVSGMHRYENYPLYKERWNFLYYGIGNILLNNEETKGKFKELLCEIWQKIKSSYESNGCNITCKPIDKNIFLHKKTIFDFSHNYNTIKGYLGEYWHDCEKGWTPHKEEITEACKAVQQHCEPDRARKNTADPYCTGPYMDYTHYCKMHLQTLKCRSQTEIEEIKRQACFHVEDPLQKELEQKSNLLREAEANIRSATTTSSISSIIGTLGLTVAPYVLYKYKPWSSWFGNHSSRGGRGTRKKISTVRNIDALTEDSSTIGASTTEDDSILGWAPESSTVSSSAYTRQSTRGEGRTSARRTNNSTQGRPNIGYQNILNKHIRKEYSQSGCGKRS; from the exons ATGGAGGAACTTAAGAGTTCACATAATGAGTTACAGACTTGTATGCATGAAATTGAAGAAGCAGTGTGCTTCGTTTCCGGAATGCACAGATACGAGAATTACCCATTATATAAAGAACGCTGGAATTTTCTCTACTATGGAATAGGGAACATATTACTTAATAATGAAGAGACGAAGGGGAAATTTAAGGAACTCCTATGTGAAatttggcaaaaaataaaatcctCATATGAGAGCAACGGGTGCAATATTACTTGTAAACCAATAGACAAAAACATTTTCCTCCATAAGAAAACCATATTCGATTTCTCTCATAACTATAACACTATAAAAGGTTACTTAGGGGAATATTGGCATGATTGTGAAAAGGGGTGGACCCCTCACAAGGAGGAAATTACTGAAGCATGCAAAGCTGTGCAACAACACTGTGAGCCGGATAGGGCACGTAAAAATACGGctgatccatattgtactGGTCCCTATATGGATTATACACACTACTGTAAGATGCATCTACAAACATTAAAGTGTAGGTCACAAActgaaatagaagaaataaaacgTCAGGCATGTTTCCATGTAGAAGATCCTTTACAGAAGGAACTCGAGCAAAAGTCAAATCTTCTGCGCGAAGCAGAAGCAAACATACGTTCCGCCACCACCACATCTTCCATCTCCTCTATAATCGGAACACTAGGATTAACGGTAGCTCCTTACGtactatataag tataaaccatggtcttcttggtttggtaaccattcctctagaggaggaagaggaacaaggaagaaaatatccACCGTACGCAACATTGATGCGTTAACGGAAGACAGCTCAACAATAGGTGCTTCCACAACAGAGGACGATTCCATATTGGGCTGGGCACCAGAAAGTTCTACAGTGAGCTCTTCTGCATACACAAGACAGTCTACcaggggagaaggaaggacgtCCGctagaagaacaaataatagtacGCAGGGTCGCCCAAATATAGGTTACCAAAACAT attgaataagcacataaggaaagaatactccCAAAGTGGATGCGGAAAAAGGTCGTGA
- a CDS encoding KIR protein, with the protein MTLGDDDAMEELPSQKRYKEADKKTCSQVVSRGDGGAMPCNQELWTTVKGALEVIHAYNEELSNKIVQNCSYACAGGSGSGDPSYYDRCKFLYYWLGTKIKETGKVKTDTTFQTVMSAIYKHQRSTHFWNSCKNHCTLVYPHITDDLFQNSKILHDYEYDYNKLKDDKEGKGECHKYCNNNQCEVPSEAAKSAYAKVKGICQSLSGDAYCDEFDKQYKKEGTKYEEELPQLTCPTEPSEDEEEDEDYIGLGSCSGEEDGDEGDISSCATIKTKSPKKVPAKKLTKQNLEVLTSRVKYYDNFKGGGNYCYYCPFPRKEIREAIKEYFTDDKYATVIANALCYVSTKEKEERETEELKKLRKAEEEEEEAEDGTDEPDNGKRCKFFNFWLGYLLHKKLREPATTSFSTVIEAINDILNGIKEGHKCTLLGTDPTLNKDDLSEDDFMTFNHRRIVFEYSIDHKRIEQDLGLSAPGPKLPKPPKSTTPSCSKKYNEHLQNIKTGCRAMNTSCNTSTPNADDYCSEFKKNYESFCKEEKISLLECPEVADVGGKEEVEGGGEEDLLLPSSSSLSKVNELPPDDPTGSCTEQLSGGTTTTNTTPTTTVVSSILAAVGLPAISALLYKYTSVPSLLRTQFEGGGGRNHNSSVRNIRKRTTTTSVERDFDDDTSIIGGSTTEYDSTIGDSSTVYSIPYNR; encoded by the exons atgaCACTGGGAGACGACGACGCTATGGaagaattaccttcacaaaaaaggtATAAGGAGGCGGATAAGAAGACTTGTTCCCAAGTGGTCAGTAGAGGGGATGGGGGAGCGATGCCATGTAACCAGGAATTATGGACGACTGTGAAAGGAGCATTAGAAGTGATCCATGCTTATAATGAGGAATTAAGcaataaaattgtacaaaactGTTCTTATGCATGCGCAGGAGGGAGTGGCAGTGGGGACCCATCTTATTATGATCGTTGTAAATttctctattattggttgggtaCTAAAATTAAGGAGACGGGAAAAGTTAAGACGGACACCACATTTCAGACTGTTATGAGCGCAATTTATAAACATCAGAGGAGTACCCATTTCTGGAACAGTTGCAAGAACCATTGTACTCTTGTGTACCCTCATATTACCGATGACCTCTTCCAAAATAGTAAAATACTAcatgattatgaatatgacTACAACAAACTGAAAGATgacaaagaagggaaaggagaaTGTCACAAATATTGCAATAATAACCAATGTGAGGTCCCTTCCGAAGCAGCTAAGTCAGCATATGCAAAAGTGAAGGGAATATGTCAATCCCTCTCCGGGGACGCATATTGTGACGAATTTGATAAGCAAtataagaaagaaggaacaaagtATGAGGAAGAACTACCACAACTAACATGCCCTACGGAACCGTCtgaagacgaagaagaagatgaggACTATATAGGACTTGGCTCCTGTTCAGGGGAAGAGGACGGAGACGAAGGAGATATCTCCTCCTGTGCAacaataaaaacaaaatcaCCAAAAAAAGTACCTGCAAAAAAACtaacg AAGCAAAATTTAGAAGTGCTAACCTCAAGAGTAAAGTATTATGATAATTTTAAGGGTGGTGGCAATTATTGCTATTATTGTCCTTTCCccagaaaagaaataagggaagcaataaaagaatattttacGGACGACAAATATGCAACTGTAATTGCAAATGCATTATGTTATGTTTctacaaaggaaaaagaagaaagagagacggaagaattgaaaaaattgagaaaagcagaagaagaggaggaagaggcaGAGGACGGAACTGACGAACCAGACAATGGTAAacgttgtaaatttttcaatttttggtTAGGGTATTTATTACATAAAAAGTTAAGGGAACCTGCTACTACTTCGTTTTCCACTGTAATAGAAGCAATTAATGACATCCTTAATGGTATTAAGGAGGGGCATAAATGTACGCTCTTAGGAACAGACCCTACCCTGAACAAAGACGACCTTAGCGAAGACGACTTCATGACTTTCAACCATAGAAGAATAGTATTTGAATATTCTATCGACCATAAGAGGATAGAACAGGATTTAGGCCTCTCTGCTCCAGGCCCTAAACTTCCCAAACCTCCTAAATCTACAACTCCTTCTTGCAGTAAGAAGTATAACGAACACCTACAGAACATTAAAACAGGATGTCGTGCTATGAATACGTCTTGCAACACAAGTACACCTAATGCTGATGACTATTGTagtgaatttaaaaaaaactatgAAAGTTTCtgtaaggaggaaaaaatttcgcTCTTAGAATGTCCTGAAGTGGCTGATGTAGGtgggaaggaggaggtggaaggagggggggaggaagatctcctccttccttcctcttcctccctcTCTAAGGTTAATGAGCTGCCTCCTGACGACCCAACTGGTAGTTGCACTGAACAGTTGAGTGGGGGGACAACCACGACCAACACCACCCCCACTACTACCGTCGTATCTTCCATACTTGCCGCAGTAGGGTTGCCTGCTATTTCTgcccttctatataag TATACTTCCGTACCATCTTTGTTACGTACACAATTTgagggaggaggaggaaggaaccaTAACAGCAGTGTAAGAAACATTAGAAAGAGAACAACAACGACTTCAGTTGAAAGGGACTTTGACGACGACACATCAATAATAGGAGGTTCAACAACAGAGTATgattcaacaataggtgactCTTCCACAGTATATTCTATCCCATACAATAGATAA